A window of the Thermoleophilia bacterium SCSIO 60948 genome harbors these coding sequences:
- a CDS encoding AAA family ATPase, whose amino-acid sequence MELNPYADRDGPPSRFHILPAVPPAAQVRIRLCGSLAMDVGDRGDGADASFPGRQGRLLFAFLVLNRGARVSRDAMVDAVWGENPPANPEAGLATILSRLRRTLGADILPVRDLPEIELGDNAWVDVERARELEAEAREALAAGQAEAAAEAAREASAITAETFMAGFDADWIDAERARLSDLHLELLATRAEAALALGLFAEAERAAGELRALEPYRETNHARSMRILRAQGNIAAALLIYEEVRTLLRDELGTGPGAELRELHAALLAESPEELQADPTPPSPAPEPAPAATKPADGGSPLRLPPPIRVGADGPLSGRSVDLAAISAAAERAAELPHLVLVSGEPGIGKTRLISEFSSISHELGSDVLYGRTFEGDFVPYGAWIEALREMIAEADEELLAEWASSREESWLANLVPEIGRRIPAVRPTSARDAEADRYGLLEAVSSLLELSAVRRPLVICLEDLHWADASALGLLSHVIRLSRAPLCVVATTRPTGLATGHPLARTVAELDRSGQVSRVSLTGLDRSAIEELTSGLEEAGPELTDHLFEETAGNPFFLGGILRAGVGAGVPEDVRAAVEQRVAALGEDPAEVIRSASILGRSFGSALAERMLGGSDEAVARLDDALAAAESAGLLIEDPAMPGALTFTHALIPATLADGIGATRRRRLHARAAAAMLELEGGPSAVPAAEVASHLIASGSADPDLIVRMCRQAAEDATALLAHEDAAAQLGFAIEAIRDSRPELRLELLIERGDAENRAGNGERAEAIFLEVAEAARTAGDGELLATAALGYGGLGFGGVWWRRFGVPEPTQIELLRDAERLLDPGSSRRSEILGRLATEIYFVEPPPERMRLSAEALEIAERGEDERRLAYALSNRRIALWGPDHADEARAVSERMLAIGEALGDRTIEISALAWLIIDLLEAGDAAGCDRAIDRLDAVGRELGLPVYEWHLSQMRAMRSLMSDPLNLAEGICHGSFELGRALQPENAYQAYSSQLIMLRDFQGRLGEVEPMVRQLSEALAGAVPAWSAGHAATLIATGERDEAHAIYSGLASNLDAVPRDIGWNAAMAWLTKLAVEFEDRATAERLLAELGPRSGRIGVVASGTFSTGPFDAQVGRLAMLTGQVELAVERLSSARELCVRIGALNLQAAAEADLIAALGMRDADGDAARAAELRESVLVLARDHGLDAIAARVGTLA is encoded by the coding sequence ATGGAACTCAACCCGTATGCCGACCGCGACGGGCCGCCCAGCCGCTTCCATATTCTCCCCGCGGTGCCCCCGGCCGCGCAGGTGAGGATCAGGCTCTGCGGGTCACTCGCCATGGACGTGGGTGATCGCGGCGACGGAGCCGACGCCAGCTTCCCCGGCCGTCAGGGCCGCCTCCTCTTCGCCTTCCTCGTCCTCAACCGCGGCGCCAGGGTGAGCCGCGACGCGATGGTCGACGCCGTCTGGGGCGAGAACCCGCCCGCGAACCCCGAGGCCGGCCTCGCGACGATCCTCTCGCGCCTGCGGCGCACCCTCGGCGCCGACATCCTGCCCGTCCGCGACCTGCCCGAGATCGAGCTCGGGGACAACGCCTGGGTCGACGTCGAGCGGGCGCGGGAGCTCGAGGCCGAGGCGCGCGAGGCGCTGGCCGCCGGTCAGGCCGAGGCCGCCGCGGAGGCGGCGCGCGAGGCGTCGGCGATCACCGCCGAGACGTTCATGGCCGGGTTCGACGCCGACTGGATCGACGCCGAGCGCGCGCGGCTCTCAGACCTCCACCTCGAACTGCTCGCGACCCGGGCTGAGGCGGCGCTGGCCCTGGGACTGTTCGCCGAGGCCGAGCGCGCCGCCGGCGAGCTCCGCGCGCTCGAGCCCTACCGCGAGACGAACCACGCGCGCTCGATGCGGATCCTGCGGGCGCAGGGCAACATCGCGGCGGCGCTCTTGATCTACGAGGAGGTCCGGACCCTGCTGCGTGACGAGCTCGGGACCGGGCCGGGCGCCGAGCTGCGCGAGCTCCACGCGGCGCTGCTCGCCGAGTCGCCCGAGGAGCTCCAAGCCGACCCCACCCCGCCGAGCCCCGCGCCCGAACCGGCCCCAGCCGCGACGAAGCCCGCGGACGGGGGCAGCCCGCTGCGGCTGCCGCCGCCGATCCGCGTCGGCGCCGACGGGCCGCTGTCCGGCCGCTCCGTTGACCTCGCGGCGATCTCCGCCGCCGCCGAGCGCGCCGCCGAGCTGCCACACCTCGTCCTCGTCTCAGGCGAGCCGGGGATCGGCAAGACGCGCCTGATCTCGGAGTTCAGCTCGATCTCGCACGAGCTCGGCTCCGACGTCCTCTACGGCCGCACCTTCGAGGGCGACTTCGTCCCCTACGGGGCCTGGATCGAGGCGCTTCGCGAGATGATCGCCGAGGCCGACGAGGAGCTCCTCGCCGAGTGGGCGAGCAGCCGCGAGGAGTCCTGGCTCGCCAACCTCGTCCCGGAGATCGGGCGCCGGATCCCGGCGGTGCGGCCGACGAGCGCCCGCGACGCCGAGGCCGACCGCTACGGCCTGCTCGAGGCGGTCTCCTCGCTGCTCGAGCTGAGCGCCGTGAGGCGGCCGCTCGTCATCTGCCTCGAGGACCTCCACTGGGCCGACGCGTCGGCGCTCGGACTGCTCTCGCATGTGATCCGGCTCTCGCGCGCGCCGCTCTGCGTCGTCGCGACCACGCGCCCGACCGGTCTCGCCACCGGCCATCCGCTCGCCCGGACCGTCGCCGAGCTCGACCGCTCCGGCCAGGTCTCACGCGTCTCGCTCACCGGCCTCGACCGCTCGGCTATCGAGGAGCTGACGAGCGGGCTCGAGGAGGCCGGGCCCGAGCTGACCGACCACCTGTTCGAGGAGACGGCCGGCAACCCGTTCTTCCTCGGCGGCATCCTGCGTGCCGGCGTCGGCGCCGGCGTTCCCGAGGACGTCCGCGCCGCGGTCGAGCAGCGGGTCGCAGCGCTCGGCGAGGACCCCGCCGAGGTGATCCGCAGCGCGAGCATCCTCGGCCGCAGCTTCGGCTCCGCGCTCGCCGAACGGATGCTCGGGGGATCCGACGAGGCCGTCGCGCGGCTCGACGACGCGCTCGCGGCCGCCGAGTCCGCGGGGCTGCTGATCGAGGACCCGGCGATGCCGGGCGCTCTCACCTTCACCCACGCCCTGATCCCGGCGACGCTCGCCGACGGGATCGGGGCGACCCGGCGCCGGCGCCTCCACGCCCGCGCGGCGGCGGCGATGCTCGAGCTCGAGGGCGGACCGTCGGCCGTGCCCGCCGCCGAGGTCGCCAGCCACCTGATCGCGAGCGGCAGCGCCGATCCGGACCTGATCGTGCGGATGTGCCGCCAGGCCGCCGAGGACGCGACCGCGCTGCTCGCCCACGAGGACGCCGCGGCGCAGCTCGGGTTCGCGATCGAGGCGATCCGCGATTCGCGCCCGGAGCTGCGGCTCGAACTGCTGATCGAGCGCGGCGACGCCGAGAACCGGGCCGGGAACGGGGAGCGCGCCGAGGCGATCTTCCTCGAGGTCGCCGAGGCGGCCCGCACGGCAGGCGACGGCGAGCTGCTCGCGACGGCGGCGCTCGGCTACGGCGGCCTCGGCTTCGGCGGCGTGTGGTGGCGGCGCTTCGGCGTCCCCGAACCGACCCAGATCGAGCTGCTCCGCGACGCCGAGCGACTCCTCGACCCAGGCTCGTCGCGGCGCTCGGAGATCCTCGGCCGGCTCGCGACGGAGATCTACTTCGTCGAGCCGCCGCCCGAGCGGATGCGACTCAGCGCCGAGGCGCTCGAGATCGCCGAGCGCGGCGAGGACGAGCGCCGGCTCGCCTACGCGCTGTCGAACCGCCGGATCGCGCTCTGGGGTCCGGATCACGCCGACGAGGCGCGCGCGGTCAGCGAGCGGATGCTCGCGATCGGCGAGGCGCTCGGCGACCGGACGATCGAGATCAGCGCGCTCGCCTGGCTGATCATCGACCTGCTCGAGGCCGGCGATGCCGCGGGCTGCGACCGCGCGATCGACCGCCTCGACGCCGTCGGCCGCGAGCTCGGCCTGCCGGTCTACGAATGGCACCTGAGCCAGATGCGGGCGATGCGCTCGCTGATGAGCGACCCGCTGAACCTCGCCGAGGGGATCTGCCACGGCAGCTTCGAGCTCGGCCGCGCGCTCCAGCCCGAGAACGCCTACCAGGCGTATTCGAGCCAGCTGATCATGCTCCGCGACTTCCAGGGCCGGCTCGGCGAGGTCGAGCCGATGGTCCGCCAGCTGAGCGAGGCGCTCGCGGGCGCCGTGCCGGCGTGGAGCGCCGGGCACGCCGCGACGCTGATCGCGACGGGTGAGCGCGACGAGGCGCACGCGATCTACTCCGGCCTGGCCTCGAACCTCGACGCGGTCCCGCGCGACATCGGCTGGAACGCGGCGATGGCGTGGCTCACGAAGCTCGCGGTGGAGTTCGAGGACCGGGCGACGGCCGAGCGACTGCTCGCCGAGCTCGGGCCGCGGAGCGGGCGGATCGGGGTCGTCGCGAGCGGCACGTTCTCGACCGGCCCGTTCGACGCCCAGGTCGGGCGCCTGGCGATGCTGACCGGGCAGGTCGAGCTCGCGGTCGAGCGGCTCTCGTCGGCGCGCGAGCTCTGCGTGCGGATCGGAGCGCTGAACCTCCAGGCCGCCGCCGAGGCCGATCTGATCGCGGCGCTCGGGATGCGAGACGCGGACGGCGATGCGGCACGCGCGGCCGAGCTTCGCGAGTCGGTGCTGGTGCTCGCGCGCGATCACGGACTCGACGCGATCGCCGCCCGCGTCGGCACCCTCGCCTGA